The Porites lutea chromosome 9, jaPorLute2.1, whole genome shotgun sequence sequence taaaacaaCAAACTAATAGCATTTTTCGTCGCGCAATGGGCTTGAGAATCGTAAGCTAGAGACCAACATTGTCAAGGTTATGGGATTAATGACTGTGCGTTAAAGGCTGTGAAAAATGGAGTCTCGTATCAGTATAGCCTAAGGGGGACAGCAACTCAAAAATTAAGACATGCTGTACCAAAAAACTCAGTAAATACCCTATCAGAATGAAAATTTCTAAAGAGGTAATTGTTCAGCTGGCTTCTAGTCACATACTTAAAAACATAGAAGTATAGATAATTcttaattttaaataaattattgtaattgCATCACTTGCAACCAGTAAGGAatcggaaaaaaagaaatggcaaGGTTTTTAGATATTGCTTGTATATTAtacatagagaatacttcatggaaagtactggcgtacggtatttgcgcacgagttgttgacgtgtcagaaatcgaacgagtgagcgcagcgaacgagtaagatttctgatacaaaaacaacgagtgcgtaaataccgtacgaaGCACTTTCCATTggtattatatattatatatttattgtatATTATACATGCTGAGAcgttcatcattttggcggcctttttaatttaaatctttcaaaaatgctaaaatttgccgctataCACCGCAAAATGACAATTAAAACGAAGTATCGGCTTTTTAGTAAAaaggtttgttaaaaacataaatgacggtgaggatatgaggtaatccaagaaccacaagtaatcttaactgtttgttctgaatgtacaattaaaaatgagtgaatttaagtaaaatggccggtttcaatataagcttaatcttaaatgaaaggcaaagtagctccgacaaaaagcccaacaaaagcttacgtctcgttctgtttatccctttccgctgttgtttcgctggctctctaccgttttctttatcgacagtggaACAAACAAACTATTCccctccatttccgaaatgtttttcacttttttagcgagaaaaactctttgagtaaaacctTTCTCGTTGAaagtgtgcgaagcggcgctgcaagctgcaataaaaggcggcaATTTTGGCACGAAACTCGCCCACCTCtttggcttctgattggacgtatcatttttctcacacatgaaaaaacatcgttcgcgattctaattggacgtatcatttttttcacgtgtgaaaaccatcgttcgctcttctgattggctagaactaatttgcgtacgaaaatttgcgacatagctttttggtgagtatttctcagtatgtatataataaagcGCGGTTTTGTATATTATGTACAAGAATGAGAAACATGCAACAGAACAAAACTGTTAAGAAAGTGTTTGTATGGATTCACGGTGAGTGCCCTTTGCATCCGTTGGACGCCACTTTGCCTACAAATTGTACTCCAAAAGTTatttacatcttcgcgttttacTGAAGATTCATGCATggtttttgttagtttgtttttcttatcaGTGATAAGCTTCTGAATCTTCTAATCACCTTGAGTTTCAAACGTCCCTCAACCGGATGACAGAAGCATTTGATTCAACAAGGAAAAGAAAGTAGAAACTATTGATACCTGATACGTGGAGGGATTAAAGTAGTTGCGTGTACATTATTTCAGCGCGGTATTGTACATTATCACATGAAGCCGCATAAATCCAGCATTGATTTATTTCCCTCCAAGTATCAGGTATCAAGAGTTGTtacctttttttccttgttgAATGAATACTTCCATCATGAAACACGTTTTGATTCAAGGTGATTAGAAGATTCAAAAGCTCATCAAGCACCTTCTTCGTTTACAGGTCGATCGTTTCATACAAACTTAAGAGGGACGTCATCCTGATCAGTGGCCAGCGGACGGTCATAAACCAGAAAGGAAGCATGAATAACTCCAGTTCTTATGGTTTTGAGCACCTTTCGGAATGTTCTTCCTTAGATTCCACCATACTTACATCTACTATTTCAATTGTTAGTATTGTGGCATTCGTCGGCAACACCCTGGTAATACTAACTTTTCTACTAAGCCCCGCCCTAAAGACAAGCACGAACTATTTCATAGTCAACATGGCGATTTCTGATCTTCTATCATCCTCCACAAATTGGCCCCTCTATGCAACTGAAGGAGTCCAATACAGCAAACCTGCGATAGACGGCTCAACGGCTGTCTTTGTTTGTAAACTGGGCCTTTATTTCAGAGCTGTGTCTCAGGCCGTCTCAGTTCAAAGCCTGTTACTAATCGTTGTAGACAGATACATAGCTATCGTGCTCCCGTTTAAGTCTATTTTAGTCACAGCCCGACTCAGAGCTGCTCTCCAGTTATTCACTTGGGTGTTTGCGCTATCAATAGCTTCACCATATGCATCATCAAGTCAAATTATTCTAGAAAATCATCAAACGTTTTGTCGGAGTTTCGCTTCTTGGGGCAAGAAGGAGCAATTTATCCTTTACGTAGGAGGATTTGCAATATTCTACTGTGCTCCACTTATTTCGACAATTATCCTCTATTCACGAATCATGAAATGCTTGAGACAAACAAGACCAGTAGAGGGTGAAGGAGAGGAACGCACAAGAATGAGAAACATGCAACAGAACAAAACTGTCATGAAAGTGTTTGTATGGATTGTGAGCGCCTTTTTCATCTGCTGGACGCCACTTTGCGTAGAAATTGTACTCCAAAAGCTATTTCCATCTTCGCGTTTCACTCAAGATTCATGCATgatttttgttagtttgtttttctacatttttcccTCCTTAAGCACAATAGTTAATCCCATAatactttttgtttatagttCACGATTCTCGACTGCTCTGCGAAACCTGTTCGCCTGTTTTACTTGTGGACCTTGCCTATGTTGCAGAGACAGACGTAATGTACCAAACGAACAGCAACTTGCGAGGATACAAGCAATGTAATAGTATTTGACATGGGTTTATTCCTCCGCGAGCCTTGTGCATATTTGGAAATAAGTTGTATGTTTAGTTGTAAACGATTTTACCTGAGTCATCGTTTTacctttatttcaaaaaaagccGCAGGACATGCTTGCTTCATGACAAATCCGTACATGAATTTTAACACAGAATCCTCccttctcaattttctttttcacattttcttgtttattctattttatcttacgtttattattattattatttttttttattattgttattattattattattattattattattattattattatcatcatcatcattattattgtttaatattattaatattatgacAGTATGGGTGTCATATAGCAACAACCATAAGGGGCGTCGGACGTGACCCTGGGGCACTAAGGAACAGCCTCAGAAAAAAtatgtaataataatgataataataataataattacaaaaatatataaataaacagACAAAATGGTAAAACGATAAATTTAAGAACATTCTACAACTAGTAATGCTAAATGTCCAAGTCTCTAGATTTCCTTAACCCCCGTTCATAAGATTAAAAAGGTATATACATGTCCTTCATGATTAAAATGAGGTTTGTACTATGTTCCAACAACTTTAAAAGTCCAAGCAATGTTTAAACTACTCGAGATGATAGGTCTCCGCATTCTCTTTAACGCCTCTTTGCACTTGTTTCCTAATAATTGGCTAAGGGACCCCTCCACAGAACTAGACCATCCTCCCAAAATATATATTATGATGTTATATTGTGTCATCTTGTATAGGGGACCATACTTCAACACCTTCTCCTCGTCTTTCTTCTCTCGATTCTGGATCCAAGGGCAGCTCATTTCCAGAGTTGTCACTGTCTTCGCTTGATGATCTACTATCCTTGCGTGCATTCTTTTAGCCCTAACTTTATTATATTCCACAAACACGGGAATATCCCAGTAGGCCTGCACTTCCTCGCTCTCACAGAGTGCTTTTTGACTGCACTGGGGAATACCAAGGTGGAACACTGCCAATTAGCTCTAGATCTCGTAGAAGCTCAAAAAATAACACCTTCAAGGCTGAGTTAAGCCTTTCTAGGTATTTGCTTCCTGTGTACTTCCCTTATAACGAACACATCACATCAACAGGCGAAGTGgtggttttctttttgctaGTGTAGAGCTTAGTCGGTAGAAACTGCTCGTAGAGTTCATACACTCCTGCTGCCATGTAAGAAGGGCACTCAGACCACTCCCATAACCACGCAAAACACGCCTTTCTATCTAAACTTTGGTCTTCTTCTCTGGCCGTGAGTAGCCTTAATTCCTTACCATTTCTCGTATCGGATCTTATATTGACCCCCTTTTCACCCGAAACATCAATCCCGCCCCTGTCCTTCCACAAGGGCTGGGGATGAGTAAGGTTTTAGGAGATCCTCATCTCATTTGCATAACTTGAGCCCCCTTTACCAACGACTGGTGGCCTTTGATTGAGGGGTGTGCTCTTCAAACTCCCGAACCAGCtgcgtattattattattattattattattattattattattattattattattattattatctctattatcacagtcattgctggtgttctttttgcgcatcagccgggcgcaaaccatgcacctagagcgtcagtcactcgagtcaatcattctgttcatacactattatttattattattattatttattattattattattattattattattatcatcatactgttattattattattattattattattattattatctcgcagtataaaactttggaatgctgtccacattttgagtagtatagggcgcataacgtaacctacaccacttgagaagttatatacttagaagtaaaaaaagttcGGTACGAAACCTAGTACAATCCTAatatacataatgatatgaatctctctacttaaaaaaGACAATtcagaatattattaaattcttatactccgtaaaacctacgcaaagacatgatgattatttttattatgattattattgattattatgatgatgattgttattattattattattattattattattattattactatttttattattattattattatcattattacaagtgatactGGTAAAAGtgaattataattattttacgccatataaagcttcgagtttaaaccttaaaataatttgatcaaaaagggttagctttttcgtctttcttcggtGCCGCATATTTATTCGACGAAGTCACGGTTCGAGATTGTCCGCTATAGTGAGAAGTGATTCCATTTCCTTTTATTGAAATGGATAGATGGAAATTAATCgctctttttatttatttatttttttttatctatttctTTCGGCAAACAAACACTCAAGTTGAAAAAGTATTTTACAAAAGTCTCAAGAGTAGGTctccttttcgattttaacttgcaatatcggtcaaatttttaaaactcaacttttaaacttctggTTCAGTTTTCGTTTGGTTCTGCTCTGAAAATCgaataaaaattactcagaGACAATAGAGTGTGAAGAATTGTTGAGAAAACTTGCCAATTTATGACAAATAAGGTACTTTAAAAGGCACTAAAACATTAAAacgctttgatcacgtgactgatgacttCATGTCCCTCTTTTAGTcatgaaaaaattatcaggtTGTACATTAGTTACCGTGGCTAATGTACACCGCTCATTATCATATTGCGCTGATTACGCACCGATAATCTAGAACAGTCTACCTGATCATATCAAAAACTTCAATCTGTTTCCACTTTTAAGCAACgtttgaaaacttttctttttaggaatAATTACTATATATAGTTTAATTTAGACTTTATTTACTATTGTAAGGGCATTGAGAATTCTTTAAATGCGCCATAGAAACCtactattattaatattattatctttACAGAAAGCAGGTGTATGTAAACAATATTCATTGAGCCTCTGTAATTTGAGAGCGTAATAGAATTAAAAACACGCGAAGTAGCTAAAACTTAGAAGGCCTTGCTTATGCCGAGTGCACAATAACCTTTCACAATGTATAGGGTATAATAAACAACCATAAAAACTCTCAACATTAAAAAACAGTCACCCCCCAAACTGGATTATTCTATAAAAACTGAATTACATTTTAATCAATATTGAATATTCGTTTGTTAGAATTAAACAACACCGAAGGCTTATCGAGAAACTGCCTTAAACCTTAGGGAAAGCCCTCTTAAAATGTCTTTAAGCTTGTTTGTTGAGAATAACCCTTTAATAATACAACTGAAAATAATCGAAGCACACTTGGAGATTGAGTTTGCGTGTCAGCGCTCTAATAaatgttcattttcaaatgcCAGATTTCACTAAGTGGCAGGAGCCATATTTTTCGTTACCAAAGTGGGAAACTTTTTACATAAACTGAATTTTTCTTTACCTGAGCAATTTCAATTCTGAAGTTGTTACATCAGGGTCCCCAGTAGGGTCTctaatcccgtaatcccgacccaaaTTCGTCGTCTAAACCCGTAATCCCGATAGTCATTTTCGACATCCCACTCAGATTCCGTGCATGCGTTAAATGCATAATCTCCTCTTCTAATACCAGAGGCACCCAAtcactgttttctgtaaaatatctgttcggagacgCAAATATTGCCTtgaattttctattatttgaggagggctaaacatttctagatgaccgttctaTTCATGTAAAATTTCGAGGCTCATCTAATAAATCCCCtatgattttctgaagtttctaATGTTACACATTTCACTCCCTAGGCTAGGTTACGTttcttggaaaaaagaaaacctaaaatttttcggattcaaaaatgtgatggaaagaggagttagaaaaatcattttcttcgtaatacgttaaattgtatctaaaattttcgggaaaataaatGCTGAATCCCTGGTATTTTCGAAAAGACTCGCGTTCCCCTACGgctgaccgaacagatacaaatatTATAGttccgcttagaatgcatttctagatgtcaaaaagtactctggatactGAGCCCAAAAAGTTTTTCCCAAGTGAACGTATTCaagaggaaactgtcgttgggaGCCCCTGAAATATGAACCCCGATCCTGGCCTTCAAATTTGGTAAATGTCGAAAATCCCGAAAACTCTATTGAGGACCCTATTACATCTGCAATACCATGCTCTGAAGGAGTTTAAGTTAGAATACCAAGTGGAAAATCCGACTAATATCGATGGAAAAGCCGGCAATAGTTTCGAATGCTCGTACTAAATTAAATGTAATGGCGAACTCGTCAGTCTTTTATGACGCAAATAAGATTTAAAGGTGTGACTACTGTCAGTAAAACCTACTAGGCATACATAACCATGACGCTTGCTAAAGGCATTATTTTCTCTAATTTCATTGATTTATTCACTTAATTAACAGGTCTTGACTGGGAAATTTGCCCTGTGTAATGTGAGGAAATGTTGTCATTGCACCATTCCTAGAGAGCGAGTATCAAACTGGCAAAAATGGCACTTGAAATGTACCCGTcataaaacgattttttttttctaattcaaAACTCCTTTTTAAAAAGCAGCTTGAATTAAGGAAGTTAATAACCAGGCTTAAAACGTGACTTGAATAAACAATGTACCTTATCACTTTTATGACAAGTCAATATTGAAATCTTAATGTGTTTGTTTTAGGGTCATCCATCAAGGTTCTTGTAAGGCCATACAACTTACACTTTCCGGCTAAAGGGAtataggaaacaaaaaaaacaaaaaaatttaacaattattccacgagggcgcgttggatatgagatgatagatgactaacgaggcgcgtagcgccgagttgcctataatcatctcatatccaacaagcgcgagtggaataattgttttattaaaaacgcccagaaaatctcgttgaatctccccgactagaacaaaccggaaaagacaagggacttccgctattcacatgtcacacgtctatcaaaactgtcaacgcgcgaacggactcgcatggactgcatgaatgaaaagtcaaaatattgtagcgatgaacattagttttttaaaaactcatcgggattctaggattttacaaagcagaacagctaaaaaaacctggcagataatgtgaaagaaaaagattttttaagtgacagccgtcgaaattactgtgaatttggattttcggtgcagttataaagGTAAGAACAGcagagaaaaactattacctcggtcgcttgttatgaagttgtttggagccacaagctggttttgctgaacaagaaaagaagctatactgccgcctcgattgctctagtgaatggctgcatagcctgtatttgtagctggttacttgtgatttatattcttgatttcggataaacaagccgcagttatctatcggcgagtgactcgatcggcgaatggcttcgcgatcatgaagaaacaacactagtcttctttcgtagctggtcaaggtactttagttccatgtgttttcatgtgtttttcggcaaactttcaaacaagctcctgtggcttttttgtttgtttttgtcttttttctttcgatgaaattttatttctagtattctaagaaatgaattaaaaccatttgcttcgggcgccgttctatcgttcgcgaaaaaaaatcccagctagcttccaatgtaaactgacgcgtacaccgaccatatatggagagcatggtataatagctcatataccataacggctaagccaatcaaaatactagaattgcgttatccaatgattcagtttttaataaatatatatatctacCGAAATTGCGCTCCAAAGTCCTGCtttctaaaattaaataattgtgCGGCAATTTTTAATTAGAAGATGAGTTGCATCGAGTAGATGTTATATTCTAACTCTTTAGTAAATAACATTGCTTCCTCGCAAATGGATTATTGGTACCACAGGTCTGTGTTTCTGCAGCATATATATAAAGGCAAGGTTtacaattaaaacaacaaaatgaaaacaCTTTTCGTTGGGCAATGGGCTTGAGAATCGTTAGCTACAGACCAACATTATTATGGGATTAATGATTGTGCGTTTACAGGCTGTGAAAAACGTAGACAACAAACTCTTAAAATATAAGTCACGTATCAGTAGCGTATTAGGGACAGCATTTCGGAAATTTAGACATTCTCTaccaaaaaactaaaaatccTATCAGTATGAAAATTTCTAAAGAGATGATTGTTCAGCTGCACTACTAAATCACtaaattaaaaagttaaaagtatTGACAATTCTTCATTTTGAATTGTAATTACGTCACCCGCAACAAGCAATGAAGTGGCCACCCGCACTCTAAACTCGCCGGCTCCGGTAAGAGTCGCCGGGGATCTTTATTGACTGAACCTTGACGTTGAGGAGGATGAGTGCTGCCTTCAGTTTACAGTGACGTGATCCGCAAACGGTAAATAGACTTGCTAATCTTCTCGAATAAGGAAGATAAACCGTGGG is a genomic window containing:
- the LOC140948329 gene encoding substance-K receptor-like, translated to MNNSSSYGFEHLSECSSLDSTILTSTISIVSIVAFVGNTLVILTFLLSPALKTSTNYFIVNMAISDLLSSSTNWPLYATEGVQYSKPAIDGSTAVFVCKLGLYFRAVSQAVSVQSLLLIVVDRYIAIVLPFKSILVTARLRAALQLFTWVFALSIASPYASSSQIILENHQTFCRSFASWGKKEQFILYVGGFAIFYCAPLISTIILYSRIMKCLRQTRPVEGEGEERTRMRNMQQNKTVMKVFVWIVSAFFICWTPLCVEIVLQKLFPSSRFTQDSCMIFVSLFFYIFPSLSTIVNPIILFVYSSRFSTALRNLFACFTCGPCLCCRDRRNVPNEQQLARIQAM